The stretch of DNA GTTCGAGAGGCGGCCAGACTGGGTGCTTGCCTGGCTTTTCTGCCTGAGGCATTTGACTTCATTGCACGAAATCCTGCCGAGACATTACGACTGTCTGAGCCACTGGATGGGGACCTTTTGGGACGATATAGCCAGCTTGCCAGGTACACGGGTGGGAGGGAAGTAGAATCACTACGGGGCAGCGTTCCTGTTATTGCCACACAGAGGGGGTGGAGCCTTGAGTTGTCAgtgtcccctccccccagggaATGTGGAATCTGGCTGTCCTTGGGTGGTTTCCATGAGCGTGGCCAAGACTGGGAGCAGACTCAGAAAATCTACAATTGTCATGTGCTTCTGAACAACGAGGGTGAGACTTAATAACATCTTAGCTTGCCTCTTTCCAGGCTTTTCTACCTTCAACTCAGATCCTTCAGCATTATTTTCTCAACTGTTTGGCTTTAGCGGGTTTTGTACTTCTGTTCTTAGCTTATAAATTACTCTGTGGGAGAAGAGCTAAGCTGGACTTCTGGAGTGGCTGTACTCAGTATTTTCTCTTTATCTCTTACTCTAGGACTAGTAGTGGCCAGTTACAGGAAGACACATCTATGTGATGTAGAGATCCCAGGTCAGGGGCCTATGCGGGAAAGCAACTCTACCATGCCTGGACAAACTCTTGAGCCACCTGTCAGCACACCAGCAGGCAAGGTGGGCGTttgaaaaggaaacaggaatATATTGAAAAAGTAAGATAATGAAGGTACTAGATGTTATAAAATGGACGGAGATGATTGGGTTGTTTTTCATTTCAGGTTGGTCTAGCAATCTGTTATGACATGCGGTTCCCTGAACTTTCTCTGAAATTGGCTGAAGCCGGGGCAGAAATACTTACTTATCCTTCAGCCTTTGGGTCTGTTACAGGCCCCGCCCACTGGGAGGTAAGAGAATGCCTCTTCAAAACATAAGGACTCCTTTTAATCTTACTCTTAGCAGTGTGGAACAAAGCTAAATCCCAAGCACTCTAGAGGTTTGCCAcaggttcaaggccaacatgTTCTTCACAGTGATACCttgactccaaaaaaaaaaaaaaacaaaatagatgccaggcagtggtggcacacacctagaagcagaggcaggcagatctctgagttcaaggccagcctggcatacagagcaagttctaggacagccaaggctacagagagtgaccctgtctggaaaaataaaactgaaaacagtgggacatggtggcacaagccttgtgagacagagccagacagatctccgtgggttccaggccagccagggttacacagtaagaccttacttcaaaaaacacaaaatacaaacaagcaaCCAAACTAGATCTCTTCCTCTGTTCTTTCTACTTGAAAGGATTTTCTTCCCATCTAGTGGGGAAATTCATTCCTCAGATAGGTGTGAGTCATGTTAGAGTTAATGTAGTCACTAATTCTAGTTGATTAGCAGGTTGGTCAATGTAGGTGGGCCTGTAGTGCCCATTTCTTGTCACTTGCCTATTACTTGCTGTATGTACTTGAGTGAACACACTTCTCATTCTCAGGTGTTGCTGCGGGCCCGTGCCATTGACTCTCAGTGTTATGTAATAGCAGCAGCACAGTGTGGACGCCACCACGAGACAAGAGCAAGTCATGGCCACAGCATGGTGGTAGACCCCTGGGGTACAGTGGTGGCCCGCTGCTCTGAGGGACCAGGCCTCTGCCTTGCCCGAATCGATCTCAACTTTCTGCAACAGATGCGCCAACACCTGCCTGTTTTCCAGCATCGTCGACCTGACCTGTATGGCAGTCTGGGTCCACTGTCTTAAGCCTTTTAACTTGTGTTGGGGttgagacacacagagatgcgCGCGCACACAGCTGTGAGGTGATGCTGCTGTGACTTGTAGGCAGGACCCAAGCACAGTTCCTTTCACTTGCAGAACCTTAAACTCTTAATGGAACACAGGTTCAAGTTCATGGGAAAGAAGAAACTTTGACCTGACCTCGGATTTCAGTTtcagaaaagtaaaattttacaTAGTGTTTATTTCATGAAAACTGAGTTATGCCGAGAGCTGAGCAGCACTGGcattgaaaaaaatataataataatcataatgtCTGTCTGGGCATCTCCTttgggggttgggaggggaggtggcATGGTACCTGCTTGAATAGGCTCCACCTGTAGGCCTCCTGGCTCAAACATGCCTCCCTACCTAAGAAAGTGCAACAAGGCTCAGTGCATGTCCTAGCCCCGTTCTCCGGAGGAGGTAAAGTAGTTGATACTCAATACCTCATTTTCTCTCAAGCCAGAAGGAAGCAAGGGCAAAGGGGCTTGGGGTAGGGTAAGAGTGCATTTGTGATTTTCACTAGAAATGGGAGGAACACGTCACGCTCCCCCACTCTTCAGAGAACGTGTACTTTAACCAGCACCCTCTCCTCTGTCCACCCTGTGTGTTGGTGTTTGCACGTACACCACAGTCAGGAGGGCAGGGGCTGGCCCAATCATCTACTCTGTTGGAGAGGATCTGACAAGGGGAAAGGAGGGAGCCACGCCAGACGGGGTATCAGCCATGGAATGAAGGAAAGGCAGAGAGGAGCAGcaccagaggccaggagagagtgGAAAGGGCCAcagcttctttgtttttaaaaaattctataatTTGGAAGAAGGTGGTAATTAATTTCCAAAATACACTTCAGAGTCCCACCTTCCACACAGCTCCTTTACTCACAGCCCTTTGGTTTTTCAGACAAAATTTTAGAGCCCTCATAAAGCCATAAGTATTGATTACCCCTCGATGCACCTGAAAGCAACGTTCAGTCCCTTACAAAGGCTATGTTCCATAGACTCCGTCCCTATACACTTGCTTACGGCTCAGTGGTAAGGTGGCTGTAGAGACACACATTAGGGGGAAGTGGCAACAGGAAACAGAGGGGAAGCCCAGGCACATGGgtgcagggagggggagggaacacCATTTCCActttcctttgtcttttccttaaaaaaaaaaaaaaaaaaagaaagaaagaaaaaaagaaaaggtggtgTGATTGGTTGAAGGGCAGAGAACGAACCCAGAACAGTGTGTAAGCTCCAGAGGTGATGGAGCCAACAATCCCCAGAGAGGTGAGACGGGGGAAGGTCAGGGCAATGCTTGCAGCATCAAGTTCCTCAGGAGTTTCTGTCGGCCCAGCTCATAGTCCTCCTCATCCACATTCACCAGCAGCTTGATGGCTTCATGGCCCACAGCTTGCTTGAGAGAGTCTGTGATGAAGACACCTTTCAGTGCCTCTAATAATGAGCCATTGATGTAGTCGCGCCAGAATGCGTCGAGGTAGGTGAGCTCAGAGAACTTGATGTCACAGATGATGGAGCCCAGGTCCCGGGACTTGAGGATAGTGTTGGCCTGGTTAAAGCGCTCAAACTGGCGCTCAAGTGGGTCCTGCTTATTGGAGAAGACATTGCCTTGCAGAGCAGTCTCATGCTGGCAGTATTCCGCCCGGACTCGAAGCCTGATGTCTGggagagatggaaggaaatggTTTCTAGTAAGGATTGTGTTTACATCCAAAGCTAGAAAAGCAAGCAAAACCAGCAGAGGAGAAACCCTCTTGTCACaccttctccatccctccccaaaACTAGTTCTTCACTGTGTCCTGAAGCCTTTGTCTCAATGCTGGAGCTTCCCTACAGTGCATATGCTCAGGTTACTCACAACCAGCACCTTGCTTAAAACAGCTATTGTATTAAAAGGTGCAAAAGTGCCGGGCAAAAgtgcaccgaaactacacagagaaaccctgtctcgggggaaaaaaagtgCAAAAGTTTAATTCTCTGCCTTGACTTGGTTCATCCTGTAATGAGGATGTCATATTGGCATTCCTTTGACTTACTAATAACTAAAAGGAATTTACCATTAATATACCATTGCCAAAAGGATAATCTCATAAAAACTAcacctggccgggcggtggtggcgcacgcctttaatcccagcactcgggaggcagagccaggcggatctctgtgagttcgaggccagcctgggctaccaagtgagtcccaggaaaggcacaaagctacacagagaaaccctgtctcggggaaaaaaaaaaaacaaaaacaaacaaacaaacaaacaaaaaaaaaaacctacacctGACCTGACAGGAGCAATCAAAGATTGACTTGCACTGAAAACCACACTGCCCATTATCCCAGGAGTCCTTGGTATTTTCCCTCAAGTCTACATCTCTAGGATCCTTGAATTTCCTTACCACATGTCTGCTTTTCCTTGGGGTCTGGGGTCACTGACTTCCGGCGTTTTCGCTGGCTCCCAAGTGTGGCTCTCCCTCGGGCTGGCCGCTTACTACACATCTGAGAACCTGAAGTGGGGCAGCACACCACAGGATAGTGGGGAGGCACTGAGCAGAAAGTAAATGGAAAACACAAGGTTTTAAAAGCAAAACTTCAAATACTTCACTTGGAATATGCAAAGGAATCATTTACACTTAATAACAAAAGCAGTATTGATGATGTAACGTGAAGGCtgagggatatagctcagtgatcaAATGTCTGCCTAGCATTAATGAAGATCTGGGCTCAACCCTAGCATGGCGGAGGGATACCAAGTATGGTGGAAGAAATTTGTCACCCCAGCACTTAAGAGTGAAGGaagcggggttggggatttagctcaatggcagagcgcttgcctagcaagcgcaaggtcctgggttcggtcttcagctccggaggaaaataaataaataaaaatcaaaataaaagagtgaaggaagaatgctgggcagtggtggtatacacctttgatcctagcattcgggaggtagatctctgagttcaaggccagcctggaatacacagagTACTAGACTTACCTGGGTAAAtaggaattctcaaagaaaaagtTGGGAGAAGGTCAGGTAGTGGTGGAGCAGCCTTTactttccagcacttgggaagcaaaggcaggcagatctcttgagtccAAGGCTAACctagtctacaaattgagttccaggacagccaggactgttacacagagaaaacagagaaaccttgtctcgaaaaacaaaataagttgggagagatggctcagtggttaagagcacttgtgacTCCTggagagaacccaggttcagtttccagcacctacatggtggcttacaatcatctgtaactccattatgaggggatctgacacttcttTTGAGCTCCACAGGaaacaggcacacacgtggtgcacatacaaatATGCAGGCAAGCGCtcctatacataaaaataaatttaaaaaaactgacctagaggctggagagatggttcaacatgcatgtggacaaaacagtcatacacataaagtaaactgatttttttttttaagtgatctAAAAGGAGGATCTGATGTGAGAGCAAACACTGGATCTAGACAAAGGAGACCTCATCagatttgtatgtgtacatgttcacaGGATGTATTCACATGGGTGTGCCTGTACTCGAAGGCCAAAGGTCAATACTGGGCACCTTCCTCAATTCTCTCCCCAGTACTTTTTAGACAGGGCCTTTCACTGAACCTTACATTCACCGATGTGCTAAGGTTGGTTGGctagtgagctccagagatccaccttctctgcctctccaacGACTAAGATTACAGACACTTTTTTTTCATTGCCCAGCTTTTCCTATGTCGGTGCTGGgactctgaactcaggtctccaagATTATGCGATAAGCATGTGaaagactgagccatctccccagcctctgataGTTTTCATGGGGTAGATGAAGAGGGACTGCATCCTTTCATTGATGTTGGCCCAGCCAGGCATGTGATGGGATCGATATTCTCTTACGAAAATTACAAGTAATATCTTCTCACCTGTtttggagggctggggaggccTCGGTTCTGGATCACTGAGGGCTCTGGGGGTCACATAGCGAATTGATGTTTCCTCCAGATACTTGTCTACAAGATCAGGGCACActgcaggaggagaaggaggcacTCAAGAAAAAATACACACCTGCCTTCTCCCCAAGAGTCTCACGGTTTATTCTCTAGTACTGCCTAGGGCAAGACCACCCCCCTTTTAGACTCCTGTGCTAAGCACTCCTGGCCTCCCACAAGTCTTCTCATATTCAAGTGCTCCCAGACCCCGTAAGCCCTCACCAGCCCGTCTCTTCTTGAGAGTAACGTAGGGCAGCAAGTCATGGCGAGTGATGATGCGCAGCAGCTGCAGCACCTGGCGAAAGTTAGTCTCGTCACAGCGGCCTTGGCGCTCCAGTGCCAGTAAGAAGTCACGTCCATTTCGGATGAGTCCCCGCTCATGGTCATCAATAACATCAACgaagaggaaagaaagcacaCGAACATCTCTGTGCGTTAGGTGGGTGCCCACGATGTCAAACATACGGTGGAGGCTGTAGAGCCCATGTTCCTGCTCACCATGCTCTTCGGGCCACACCTGGCTTGCCCGCCGCTTCAGGCCCGCCATGCTAGAGGCTCAGGGACAGAGTGCTTTCCAGAATCTCTGCTCAGCAGCTGCACTCTCCAGTGTCCTGTAAGACAGGACAAGAACCCATGAGCCACACACTGGTAGCAactaattttatttatctgtacTGTCTCAACATGCTACTAACAGTATGCTgcttaatatatttattaaatatcacaaaatgtttactaaaaaaaaaataaaataaaataaacccatgctgggtgtggtggtgcatgcctttcatcttagcacccaggaggcagagacaagtagatcacagagttccaagacagtcaaggctacagagagacccagtcttaaaaaaaaaaaaaaaaaaaaaaggcaaaagcaaAACGAACAAAAACAATACTAACGCTCTTCATACTCAACAGATGACACCCTAAGTCCAGATCCTACCGGAGGAGGAACACAGTCACTTCCTTGAGTGAGAATGTTTTGTGCAATTTTAGTATGGCATAGTTCAGAAGTTCCTATTGCAGCTACACATGAGAGTACACATCTGTACTTAACAGCACTCAAGAGCCAACGGCAGGAGGATTGCCCTAAATTTGAAGCCATTCTGGTCTGCACAGCAAGTTGCagtccagccagggatacatagatagaccatatctcaaacaaaacaagccagtaTGACaaagcatgcctataatcctagcacttcaatcagaagttcaaggccatcctcagctatagatcgagatcaaggccagcctggactacaagatACTACctcaaatttttttatttcatgttatcCAGATTTTCCCTCTTGCCCTCAAAACACTGCTTTTGGTCCCTTCAAACACTGATTTGCTGGTCATGGAGCCACATGCCTGTAACCAACAGTGAGGAGGCTGAGGTGCTAGGATCtggttccaggccaacctggtctatttattgaaaccctgtcttatagaaacaacaaaaaatacagtgAGAGAGTAACatctgggtgtggtagtgtacccctttgatcccagaactcagaaggagctctgtgagtttgagaccaacataatggtctacagagttctaagCCACTATGTAAATAaatctggctgtcttagaaccgtgtaaactaggctggcctcaaactcagagatctgcatgcttctgcctcctgagtgctaggattaaacgcaggcatcaccatgcctggcctcatttatttatttatttagttagttagttagttagtcattattttttatttttttcaagactgggtttctctgtgttgccctggctatcctggaactcactctgtagaccaggctagcctcgaactcacagagatctgccttcatGCACCACCACAATTCTGTCCTATTTCTTAAACATAGGTAAAACCAAAAAGTTGAGAATACAGTCTTTGATATAGAAACTGAATCAGATGAACAGTTATAAGTCACTAGCTAGAACTAGTTTAAATTCTGACTGTGTCATTACAAATGTAGCTGTGTGACTTTAAGCATGTCCCTTAACTTTTAGAAGTGAGTATCGTGGCACATGCCATAATCCCGCACACTGAGAAGCCTCATGCTATGGGAGGATTGGGAGTTTGAGTCCACTTTGAGCCATTGGATCTCAAAAGCAgaacaatataaaaacaaacaaacaggcccgggcggtggtggcgcatgcctttaatcccagcactcgggaggcagaggcaggcggatctctgtgagttcaaggccagcctggtctaccaagtgagttccaggaaaggcgcaaagctacacagagaaaccctgtctcggaaaaacaaaaacaaaaaccaaaaactcaaaactccaaaaacaaacaaacaaactaacccTTCCTCACAGGTGGCATGTAACAAACCCCTGCCAAGAACCAATCACAGCCTTGATTTTGATTCACACAGTTACCCAAGGTAATATCGACCAATCATATAGTCTTAACAGTTTTCACCTCCACTTTATAGTTCTCCATTCTTACTAGCTTGCAAGATAGTACTACTGAGTACTGTTCTACCCTGACCACGACCTCCAACCATGCAGTCAGTTTTTAATTCCTACTGTACAAcacaaactatttttttaaagatttatttatttattatgtatatagtgttctgcctgcataccagatctcattacagatggttgtgagccaccatgtggttgctgggaattgaactcaggacctctggaagagcaaccagtgctcttaaccgctgagccatctcgccagcccccacAAACTATTTCTTAAATGTCCTCTTCTACTGCCACTGCCACGGTTCAGATTCCAGTCACTGTCTCAACTGTACAACTGcaactggctctgtgtttttcatctgtattaatttatttgtgtgtgcatatggccacagtgcacgtgtggaggtcagagatggaaatcaggttgtcaggctcggTAACACATGCCTTAACCTCCTGAGTCATTTCACCAGCCCCGGCAACTGACTCTTTCAAGAACTCTCTGTTCTccaaatcttttccttttttttttgacacaacgTCTCAaggcccaaactggccttgaacttgctatgtaacctagGCAGGCAATGAACTTTCAATCATCCTATCtgagccttctgaatgctaggattacaggcatgaactaccaccatcaatattttgggggaagtggtggtttttgagacagggtctctggctgtcctggaactctttatgtagaccagactgacctccaaggtgaagatctacctgcctctaccttctgagtactgagattaaaggtatgctccaccaccatccagctcatCTTTATATTCCTAATAACTAGTAGTAGACATCTGTAGAAACAGCCTGTTGTTGAGAATTGAACTTAATTTCTAAGAGATCAACAATATACGCAATACCAGATAAAAAACAAACTTATCAGAGTCCAAGAGTGAGAGAGGACCCTACCAAAAAGACACATGTAAATCAAGCATGGCGGTGcatgtgcatgcctataatcgcagaattagggaggctgagacaggtaacaaattcaaggccagtcggAGTTCTATAGTGAAACCTGTCTAGAATGGGTCGGGTGGGGAGTGGGCACAGGAGCACATTCAGTGTTCAGTAACCAAGCACATATTCTAGCTAGCCAGAGCTGTCTCCATACCATAAAAAACTACCCACACCAAACCACCCTATTCAACAAGATGGTGCTCTGAGCACTTTACACACGAAGACACTGGTTAAGTACAAGACAGAAACTGAGAGACACTGGGTGTAACTCAGCGGTAGCGATGCTCAGCCCTCTCGAGGCCTCCGATCCCATTTCTAGCACCAAAAACAGAATGGCAAGCTGCTTCAGAAGAACCATAATAATGACTTAGCTGAAAAGCAATAGAACCTGGTCCTCTCTCCCTCATTGAGCCAACAAAGAAAGCGTAGACTCCTTCCCTTTATAAAAAAAGCTGGTAGGtgtatgtatgcctttaatcccagcactccagaggcaggcaggataacctggtcaacaaagcaagctccaggacagccagggctacaaagagaatctcaaaaaacaaaacaaacaaacaaaaaataaataatttttaaaaagaaaaaggagaaatccaAGTAAAGAGGAAATATAATCCACATGTAGTTTTGAGAGCCTAGATATCCCACCCAAAGTACGGGAAacagctgagaaaaaaatcattattcaGCTACAGACTAgctttccttgtttcttcttctcttgTTTCACCTGCTGTCACTAGGTACAAATAGAGTTGCTGAGGAAAAATAGCTTCTTATTCAAGTAGGTAGCAGGAGAAAACTGAGCTTCCTTAAGAGTCCCTGCAACTTTTCCATGGTCCCTATCCCACCTGTTCTCTTGACCAGCTGCTGATTATAAGGATCCCAGAGAAAACAGATGGGCAGGCTTCATGTCCAACCAATCAGAAGAGAAGGTTGTTCCTTGGGTCCCTAATTCAAAGTGTTCTAAAACcccaaacaaataagaaaaactaCCCCCACATACTCTGTCCCTGGAAAATGAGGCAAAATAAAACACTATAGTCCTAATTATATAATCAATGTAATTCTACATTAGGTCTCAATCCTCTGAGATTAACTCCCTTCACttgagagggaggggaaaagaatCACCTTTAAGTCCTAGATAATAGAAAGTGATCTAGGAACCATCAGGGcgtctaggtcagtggttctcaaccaggaGCAATTTGCCCCACCAGGAGATATTTGGCAATGACTGGAGACAGTTTTGATTGTCAAGCATACAATGAGGTCAGGATGCTGTTACACAACCTATAAAGCATAGAACAATCACTAACAACAAAAATTTTTCTagaccaaatgtctataggactAAGGTTGAGAATCCCATTTTAAGTGAGACATGATGAAGGGTCAAAAGGATGCATGTCACTTTCCTTACTAGATCTAGATGAGGAAGCTATCGGGTCTCTTCATACCAAAACAATCCAATCATAGTCTAGAAGTAAAGGAAGGCCAGTCAAGACATAGCTCATTTAACTCATAAATCGAACTAGCACAAAGGAATTTCATCTCACCCCAGCAATGCCTGCTCCATCACCTGCTGTTGCCATTCAGGTGAAGAGCAGGTGGTAGAGACGTACTCCCTTCTGGTCCATCCCAGGAGGTCTACTTGACCTAGTTCAATATGAAACTGTATGGGGAATAAGAAAATGCCATCCTCTTCAAGACTAGCACAAATGATCCTCATCTTTAGCCTCAGTGCCATTTATAAAGTCCTGAAACAAGACTAAATAGCAGACCCTTCCTTGTTAGGTCACCAGTCAGACTTACACTATTCAAGGAAGCAAAACACAGAAGCAAGCATTTCCCAAGGCATGTCTTCCAGAGTAATATCAAAAGGCTGGTATGCAGGCTGGTAGGCAGCTCTCCCCACTTAATTATCATCTAGAATTGTGAGTTAACTCAGCAACCCAGCCAGGGTGTCTAAGAATCTAACTTCAGGATGAAAAGAATGTCAACTTCCTCTT from Peromyscus eremicus chromosome 15, PerEre_H2_v1, whole genome shotgun sequence encodes:
- the Dedd gene encoding death effector domain-containing protein isoform X1 codes for the protein MAGLKRRASQVWPEEHGEQEHGLYSLHRMFDIVGTHLTHRDVRVLSFLFVDVIDDHERGLIRNGRDFLLALERQGRCDETNFRQVLQLLRIITRHDLLPYVTLKKRRAVCPDLVDKYLEETSIRYVTPRALSDPEPRPPQPSKTVPPHYPVVCCPTSGSQMCSKRPARGRATLGSQRKRRKSVTPDPKEKQTCDIRLRVRAEYCQHETALQGNVFSNKQDPLERQFERFNQANTILKSRDLGSIICDIKFSELTYLDAFWRDYINGSLLEALKGVFITDSLKQAVGHEAIKLLVNVDEEDYELGRQKLLRNLMLQALP
- the Dedd gene encoding death effector domain-containing protein isoform X2, which produces MAGLKRRASQVWPEEHGEQEHGLYSLHRMFDIVGTHLTHRDVRVLSFLFVDVIDDHERGLIRNGRDFLLALERQGRCDETNFRQVLQLLRIITRHDLLPYVTLKKRRAVCPDLVDKYLEETSIRYVTPRALSDPEPRPPQPSKTGSQMCSKRPARGRATLGSQRKRRKSVTPDPKEKQTCDIRLRVRAEYCQHETALQGNVFSNKQDPLERQFERFNQANTILKSRDLGSIICDIKFSELTYLDAFWRDYINGSLLEALKGVFITDSLKQAVGHEAIKLLVNVDEEDYELGRQKLLRNLMLQALP
- the Nit1 gene encoding deaminated glutathione amidase isoform X1, producing MLGFITRPPRQLLSLLCTGHRLPRISVLCTQPRPRAMAVSSSTSWELPLVAVCQVTSTPNKQENFKTCAELVREAARLGACLAFLPEAFDFIARNPAETLRLSEPLDGDLLGRYSQLARECGIWLSLGGFHERGQDWEQTQKIYNCHVLLNNEGLVVASYRKTHLCDVEIPGQGPMRESNSTMPGQTLEPPVSTPAGKVGLAICYDMRFPELSLKLAEAGAEILTYPSAFGSVTGPAHWEVLLRARAIDSQCYVIAAAQCGRHHETRASHGHSMVVDPWGTVVARCSEGPGLCLARIDLNFLQQMRQHLPVFQHRRPDLYGSLGPLS
- the Nit1 gene encoding deaminated glutathione amidase isoform X3, which translates into the protein MAVSSSTSWELPLVAVCQVTSTPNKQENFKTCAELVREAARLGACLAFLPEAFDFIARNPAETLRLSEPLDGDLLGRYSQLARECGIWLSLGGFHERGQDWEQTQKIYNCHVLLNNEGLVVASYRKTHLCDVEIPGQGPMRESNSTMPGQTLEPPVSTPAGKVGLAICYDMRFPELSLKLAEAGAEILTYPSAFGSVTGPAHWEVLLRARAIDSQCYVIAAAQCGRHHETRASHGHSMVVDPWGTVVARCSEGPGLCLARIDLNFLQQMRQHLPVFQHRRPDLYGSLGPLS